A portion of the Pedobacter cryoconitis genome contains these proteins:
- a CDS encoding dienelactone hydrolase family protein codes for MPVSVKEGKRYPLVIIFPHSGGIGKDNMNQMTTLPKYWLQENVRKKYPAYVVAIQYPVRSSNYLFDQFKRMYSVPDDYCIEATSELIKSLTQQLKVDDQRVFGIGFSMGASTLYNLLNKHPDLLTASVSISGIPDQDFSEKVAKSPIWIIHGNEDSENPITPDRMLVEYLKKINNKNFTYWEISSLEHTVYPDLYDTDMIPEWLFNLKK; via the coding sequence ATGCCCGTTTCAGTAAAGGAGGGGAAAAGATATCCGCTTGTTATTATATTTCCCCATTCAGGTGGGATAGGAAAAGATAATATGAACCAGATGACAACGCTTCCTAAATATTGGTTACAGGAAAATGTCCGTAAAAAATATCCTGCTTATGTAGTAGCCATACAATATCCGGTACGTTCATCAAACTATCTTTTTGACCAATTTAAACGCATGTATTCAGTACCGGACGACTATTGTATTGAGGCCACTTCCGAACTTATAAAAAGTTTAACACAGCAATTGAAAGTAGATGATCAACGTGTTTTCGGAATAGGTTTTTCAATGGGGGCCTCTACTTTGTATAATTTGCTAAACAAACACCCGGATTTATTAACCGCTTCCGTAAGTATTTCCGGAATTCCTGATCAAGACTTCAGCGAAAAAGTGGCAAAGTCGCCAATATGGATAATACATGGGAATGAGGATAGTGAGAATCCTATAACTCCGGACAGGATGCTGGTAGAATATCTCAAAAAAATAAATAATAAAAACTTTACCTATTGGGAGATTTCAAGTTTAGAGCATACGGTATATCCAGATCTGTATGATACTGATATGATCCCAGAATGGTTGTTTAATTTGAAAAAATAA
- a CDS encoding condensation domain-containing protein, which translates to MELKELLTYIEANHIDVSLSESYNLNIVLNKKDAENKTLIDAIRNNKEHLIKHLETKNSANLIPIYRMTPFQEGLAGFVKNNPESSRYIIHLTFRSEREIDYNAFKKACGFLVSSHEILKSSFDYDVTEQVFKSKIIDTGEFFCERIIPEEEEAFRQGSFDISKESLIKFALLDKHIIIIKIHHIIADIVSVQLMLKQLFGYYSSFQNNIAPEAFPSVPFSEYTKWLLKQNHEKGLSYWKNLLEDYEATPIEQIVPAKKTLQESYAELNVTYDLNNVTQNILKNHKLTNNTAINFFFGLVFAKYFRSRKFVWGNTITHRYMDHDNFRDIIGPMITTIPVANDFDQHETIIKSIFDFHYQLLDSREHSYISTPEIYEAINSKNLFSANLSFQDVSENNDDTFNDVSIQRLVSESQSISHFPLSILASLKNDKISFSISYRSDIFSQDIIKDMTDIVIGLYNNLENLTDRKYSELDIFEYKKDVERSILTGENFDQEDMCIQKLFSDALRKYKEKIAIEDVENNSLTFTELDAKSNYVANQLIQKNITGAVGVHLKYTNNLIVSILGILKAGCTVISLEHGYPIEQLNLITLETDLKACILSSEEKTLFGDRLPYIKENCTLIRISESVPSENSLISERKNQLGDTLSLYYTSGSTGIPKIVRVSHENTINGLLYLLQNYPSSVQDIFCLNIRVSFSPSIRNILEAIIQGNKIVILPEYLYYNIDKFVETVAQKEISRLSLTPSFIKLLIESGKENFLNKLNFIEVRGEAISMEDIRLFKKLMPATTIVSRYGSTEASSTAYNEALNANINNSSRYFALGKPIHNTLFKIIDDNNNVLPSGIIGEIYVESKSVAQGYIGSPNNNFIYDKNQLTGLKTGDLGYIDQDGILQFIGRKDAMLKLRGYRIEPEEIELAMEKFEGVMKAKIVPVDVEDPTMARLVAFCHVKTVEEFSDINLKHFLKDMLPNYMIPNKILFVDKFPRTNTGKIDIQSLKRLINVTDKNRTETKSITEQRIKEIFTDIMPNSVIYIDEEFFEMGVNSILTMKAAYKLSVEFNVSLKGAELFQHDTIEKLAVYIENMIQNKNFKREEIYHILNRNDDNKDIFFLIPPLTGTSLFNTLKPFVPEEIDFYVFETIAVEEYSVLAKDLETLAGFYKNSVLQLCKGKRIHMGGWSFGGSTAFEIALQLQALGVEVSSLVLLDPNMYRPEFDNDDKQREDYEKIIRALLVQENIDPDEIGMDRFIEQAYHSNYVIKNYRPTSIYKGDIALIKPELTSEFERNHDTPFNGFREYCDGEIKISFTPGNHMTMATGPAKVVANLIFSNLNLEAK; encoded by the coding sequence ATGGAACTTAAAGAATTATTGACATATATTGAGGCTAATCATATTGATGTAAGCCTTAGCGAATCCTATAACTTAAATATCGTCTTAAATAAAAAAGACGCTGAAAATAAAACGCTAATTGATGCTATCAGAAACAACAAGGAACACCTGATCAAGCACCTCGAAACGAAAAATAGTGCAAACCTTATTCCTATTTACAGGATGACGCCTTTTCAAGAAGGTTTAGCAGGGTTTGTTAAAAATAATCCGGAAAGTTCCAGATATATCATCCACCTTACTTTTAGATCAGAAAGAGAGATAGATTATAATGCTTTCAAAAAAGCATGTGGATTTCTGGTATCAAGCCATGAGATTTTGAAATCTTCATTTGATTATGATGTTACAGAACAGGTTTTTAAATCGAAAATTATTGATACCGGTGAGTTTTTTTGTGAAAGAATAATTCCCGAAGAGGAGGAGGCTTTCAGACAGGGAAGTTTTGATATTTCCAAAGAATCACTGATAAAATTTGCATTGCTTGATAAGCATATTATCATCATAAAAATACATCATATCATAGCAGATATTGTATCTGTGCAGCTTATGCTAAAACAGTTGTTTGGCTACTACAGCAGTTTTCAAAATAATATTGCCCCTGAGGCTTTTCCATCAGTTCCTTTTTCAGAATATACTAAATGGCTATTGAAACAGAACCATGAAAAAGGGTTGTCCTATTGGAAAAATCTGTTAGAGGATTATGAGGCAACACCAATAGAGCAAATAGTTCCTGCCAAGAAAACACTTCAGGAAAGTTATGCTGAATTAAATGTTACGTACGACTTGAATAATGTCACTCAGAACATATTAAAAAACCATAAGCTTACAAACAACACAGCGATTAACTTCTTCTTTGGATTGGTTTTCGCTAAATATTTCAGAAGCAGAAAGTTTGTATGGGGCAATACAATAACCCATAGATACATGGATCATGATAATTTTAGAGATATTATTGGTCCTATGATTACAACAATACCAGTAGCAAATGATTTTGACCAGCATGAAACGATTATAAAGTCTATTTTTGATTTTCATTATCAGCTTTTAGATTCCCGTGAGCATTCCTATATTTCTACCCCGGAAATCTATGAGGCCATTAATTCTAAAAACCTGTTTAGTGCGAATTTGAGTTTTCAGGATGTTTCGGAAAATAACGATGATACATTTAACGATGTCAGTATTCAAAGGCTGGTTTCTGAAAGTCAGAGTATATCCCATTTTCCGCTTTCTATCCTGGCATCTTTAAAAAATGATAAAATTTCATTTAGCATTAGTTATAGATCAGATATATTTTCTCAGGATATAATCAAAGATATGACCGACATTGTAATAGGCCTTTATAATAATCTTGAAAATCTGACTGATCGAAAGTACTCGGAACTGGATATTTTTGAATATAAAAAAGATGTAGAAAGGTCCATTCTGACAGGAGAAAATTTCGACCAGGAAGATATGTGTATACAAAAGCTATTTTCAGATGCATTAAGAAAGTATAAAGAAAAAATAGCAATAGAAGATGTCGAAAATAATTCCCTCACATTTACCGAGTTGGATGCGAAGAGTAATTATGTTGCCAACCAACTGATACAAAAAAATATTACGGGTGCAGTTGGGGTTCACCTTAAGTATACTAACAATTTAATTGTAAGTATTCTTGGGATCTTAAAAGCCGGATGTACAGTGATTAGTTTAGAGCATGGTTATCCAATAGAGCAGCTTAATCTTATAACTTTAGAAACTGATTTGAAGGCCTGTATCCTAAGCTCCGAAGAAAAAACATTATTTGGGGATCGTTTACCCTATATAAAAGAAAATTGTACCCTAATCCGTATTTCGGAATCTGTCCCTTCAGAAAATAGCCTTATTTCCGAAAGAAAAAACCAGTTAGGAGACACCCTGTCACTTTATTATACATCAGGATCTACCGGGATTCCTAAAATAGTCAGGGTATCGCATGAAAATACAATAAATGGGTTGCTATACCTACTGCAAAATTATCCTTCCAGTGTTCAGGATATCTTTTGTCTTAACATCAGAGTTTCCTTTAGCCCTTCAATAAGAAATATATTAGAAGCAATTATACAAGGTAATAAAATAGTTATCCTTCCAGAATATCTGTATTATAATATAGATAAGTTCGTTGAAACTGTAGCCCAGAAAGAAATATCACGGCTGTCACTTACGCCAAGTTTTATCAAACTTCTTATTGAAAGCGGCAAAGAAAACTTCCTGAATAAACTTAATTTCATAGAAGTACGCGGGGAAGCAATTTCTATGGAAGACATCAGATTATTTAAAAAACTTATGCCTGCAACAACAATTGTTAGTAGATATGGGTCTACAGAGGCGTCTTCTACTGCCTATAATGAAGCTTTGAATGCTAATATTAATAACTCTTCGAGATATTTTGCTCTTGGTAAACCGATACACAATACCCTGTTTAAAATTATTGACGATAATAACAATGTGCTGCCATCAGGAATTATCGGAGAAATATATGTCGAAAGTAAAAGTGTGGCACAAGGCTATATTGGAAGTCCAAATAATAATTTTATTTATGATAAAAACCAGCTTACAGGATTAAAAACCGGAGACTTAGGCTATATAGATCAGGATGGTATTTTACAGTTTATCGGAAGAAAGGATGCGATGTTAAAACTGAGGGGATATCGTATTGAGCCCGAAGAAATAGAACTTGCCATGGAGAAGTTTGAAGGGGTAATGAAGGCGAAAATAGTTCCTGTAGATGTAGAAGACCCTACGATGGCAAGGTTAGTGGCTTTCTGCCATGTAAAAACTGTGGAAGAGTTTAGCGATATCAATCTTAAACACTTTTTAAAGGATATGTTGCCTAACTATATGATCCCTAACAAAATACTCTTTGTTGATAAATTTCCACGAACTAATACGGGTAAAATAGACATACAATCCCTGAAGAGGTTAATAAATGTAACAGATAAAAACAGAACTGAAACAAAAAGCATCACTGAACAGAGGATAAAAGAAATTTTCACAGACATTATGCCAAATTCTGTGATTTATATTGATGAAGAATTTTTTGAAATGGGGGTAAATTCCATTTTAACTATGAAGGCTGCCTATAAATTAAGCGTTGAGTTTAATGTAAGCTTAAAAGGGGCAGAGCTTTTTCAGCATGATACTATTGAGAAACTGGCGGTGTACATAGAAAATATGATCCAAAATAAAAACTTCAAAAGAGAAGAGATATATCATATTCTGAATCGCAATGATGATAATAAGGATATTTTCTTCCTTATACCACCACTTACCGGAACATCATTATTTAATACATTGAAACCTTTTGTTCCAGAAGAAATTGATTTTTATGTTTTCGAAACTATTGCTGTCGAAGAGTACAGTGTACTGGCAAAAGATTTGGAAACATTGGCAGGATTTTATAAGAATTCTGTTCTTCAGCTTTGTAAAGGCAAAAGAATACATATGGGCGGTTGGTCTTTTGGAGGAAGTACAGCTTTCGAAATAGCATTACAACTACAGGCTCTTGGCGTGGAAGTGAGCTCTTTGGTATTATTGGACCCAAATATGTACAGGCCTGAATTTGATAATGATGATAAACAGAGAGAAGATTATGAAAAAATAATCCGGGCTTTACTTGTTCAGGAAAATATTGACCCCGATGAGATCGGTATGGATAGGTTTATAGAGCAGGCTTACCATTCTAATTATGTAATTAAAAACTACAGGCCAACTTCTATATATAAAGGAGATATTGCCCTTATTAAGCCCGAATTAACTTCAGAATTTGAGAGAAACCATGACACTCCGTTCAACGGTTTCCGTGAATATTGTGATGGCGAAATTAAAATTAGCTTCACCCCTGGAAATCATATGACCATGGCTACCGGTCCTGCAAAAGTTGTTGCGAATCTTATATTCTCGAATTTAAATCTGGAAGCTAAATAA
- a CDS encoding type I polyketide synthase, with the protein MSEYTGLEIAVIGISCKVPTADNHHIFWDQLKKGFEPIDELTIDEIVASGVPRELAENKEYVSKSRRLKNKKNFDYSFFGYNRNEAQLLSPQTRMLHQSIWEAVEDSGIDIKNIDNSSLFVSIIEDFTWQMHVRSLRDKLPIDFYSFNFLSAHHFTPALLSYKFGFTGLPLPIMSACSSSLVAIHEGCKSLLLGESKYSIVAGVNFFNSKEKGYLYKEGVESKDGHCRAFDADSSGTSWGEGIGVVILKKLKDAIRDKDHIYSIIKGSACNNDSNRRIGYAAPSVIGQKECIEKALKFSRVLPETIAYVETHGTGTSLGDPIEVESLTQAYNLGKENRIPIGSLKSNIGHTSYAAGILSFIKATLCLENRQIPPSINFKAPNPNINFEQSPFYVNNEVLDIEKKNSPLRVAVTSLGIGGTNAHIILEQAPIVEPNKLENSFTDILTISAKSEKALRKIALNVSDFIENERVNIHDLAYTYRKSRSGLALRKSFIFKSREDLISMLRNFYKENSNLQTVSLNNKPVVFAFSGHGSDYSQMGVQMYHNSEVFKNFMDLCFSLLEKISDIDYRKAFFNGEEIDQKRLDYTNPLIFSFQYAYAQLLIEMGLKPSYLIGHSFGEYVCACLSGVISPEEALGIVYRRAKLLARLPEGKMISVRIPLAKLEGILKESENVFISAYNSPDSYTVSGLLDNMLLVQGKLKEQDIYFTELASDGPYHTPFTEMIKDEFKSFLDKYTFKKPQIPFTSCASGGMVNENFVIGSEYWLNHMVMPVLFDKCVDTIFSGKDNLTIINIGPGNTISKILKNTDISIQTYDTYNKDTTEYDQMFNFITLLWEKGYQISWEKTFQDRNIISAPVYPFEKVEFIDEIIMNPVLQKEEFQAPEKEYYTYREKWEVHTTDASESKTNQDEEQIIVISDDHHVYEKLSFFGNNAIYICNQDKDNCSIEISENILSVDFSDEKQTSGLFSDLKKNGIVPRTIYYVWFGDKKTEEGLSYGYRSIFHFVRGFDSVFFDRELNITLIGDSLYKVKPDEKTSAIKATAYNALKMINVEFENITANSLDVSELGYLSQDILSLIKKNGKIHFEYAIREKELLTKKFEEIELPSDPYKLSQSNTYLITGGLRGLGFTVAKHIAENWQANLIIIGRGDENTENRKLLEGYGSKVMYLQADLSDFTVLKEKIEFAQQEIGNITGVIHAAGVGDYNGIILRRGTDDSAVFNPKIYGTENLVHVLKDNTLQFFLGYSSRAVSKPFIGQLGYIAANAYLDNCLSNINGITVHWPIVSGVGMINEALKNVPEYRHKSILSRSITVSQMLEILFKSISSGEHLVIASRSRMDVETGYLEITEEEDLDHVTFSQERVFTNKEYLAPETETEIKLVNIIKEVLCVDEVGIKDNMFELGGDSLKAMVILNKIKSEFSLEYSLKKLMDAVDFQQISEEIQTITDNKITLTF; encoded by the coding sequence ATGAGCGAATACACAGGTTTAGAAATTGCAGTTATAGGGATATCTTGCAAGGTACCCACTGCAGATAATCATCATATATTTTGGGATCAGCTTAAAAAAGGATTTGAACCTATTGATGAACTAACTATTGATGAAATAGTTGCTTCAGGTGTGCCAAGAGAATTAGCGGAGAATAAAGAATATGTATCCAAAAGCAGGCGGTTGAAAAATAAAAAAAATTTCGATTATTCTTTCTTTGGCTATAATAGGAACGAAGCCCAGTTACTTTCTCCACAAACCAGAATGCTTCATCAATCTATATGGGAAGCAGTGGAGGATTCTGGAATTGATATTAAAAATATAGACAATAGCAGTTTGTTCGTCAGTATTATAGAAGACTTTACATGGCAAATGCATGTCAGGTCATTAAGAGATAAATTGCCGATAGATTTCTATTCTTTCAATTTTTTATCTGCCCATCATTTTACTCCCGCGCTGTTATCCTATAAATTTGGCTTTACAGGTTTGCCGCTGCCCATTATGAGTGCGTGTTCAAGTTCACTGGTTGCTATCCATGAAGGATGTAAAAGTCTTTTATTGGGAGAATCAAAGTATTCTATAGTAGCTGGTGTCAATTTTTTTAATAGTAAAGAGAAGGGCTACCTCTATAAGGAGGGGGTAGAATCAAAAGACGGGCACTGCAGGGCTTTTGATGCAGATTCATCAGGAACATCCTGGGGTGAAGGTATTGGAGTTGTAATTCTGAAAAAATTAAAAGATGCGATAAGAGATAAAGATCATATTTATTCAATAATTAAAGGTAGTGCATGCAATAACGATTCTAACAGGAGAATAGGATATGCAGCTCCAAGTGTAATCGGTCAGAAAGAATGTATTGAAAAAGCACTAAAATTCAGCAGGGTTTTACCTGAAACTATAGCTTATGTAGAAACTCATGGTACAGGAACATCTTTGGGAGATCCTATTGAAGTTGAGTCGCTTACCCAAGCATACAACTTAGGAAAGGAAAATAGGATTCCAATAGGCTCTCTTAAAAGTAATATAGGCCATACCAGTTATGCAGCCGGAATATTAAGCTTTATAAAAGCTACGCTTTGCCTGGAAAACAGGCAAATTCCGCCAAGTATTAACTTTAAAGCTCCCAATCCAAACATCAACTTTGAACAAAGCCCTTTTTATGTAAACAATGAGGTTCTGGACATAGAGAAAAAGAATTCGCCTTTGAGAGTAGCCGTAACTTCATTAGGGATAGGCGGCACTAATGCGCACATTATTCTGGAGCAAGCCCCAATTGTCGAACCTAATAAGCTAGAAAACAGTTTCACTGATATTCTTACAATTTCTGCAAAATCTGAAAAAGCACTAAGAAAAATAGCCTTAAATGTTTCAGATTTTATAGAAAATGAACGCGTAAATATTCATGACCTGGCTTATACTTATCGGAAATCACGATCCGGTTTAGCGCTTAGAAAAAGTTTTATATTCAAATCCCGTGAAGATTTAATTTCGATGCTACGGAATTTCTATAAGGAAAATTCGAACTTACAAACAGTATCCCTAAATAATAAGCCCGTAGTTTTCGCCTTCTCCGGGCATGGCTCAGATTACAGCCAGATGGGTGTTCAGATGTACCATAATTCTGAGGTTTTTAAAAATTTTATGGATCTGTGCTTTTCTCTACTAGAAAAGATTTCTGATATAGATTATAGAAAGGCATTTTTCAACGGAGAAGAAATTGACCAGAAAAGATTAGATTATACAAATCCTCTGATTTTTTCTTTTCAATACGCATACGCACAATTATTAATAGAGATGGGACTGAAACCATCTTATTTGATTGGACACAGTTTCGGAGAATATGTTTGTGCATGCTTAAGTGGGGTTATTTCTCCTGAAGAAGCGCTAGGTATTGTATATAGGAGGGCAAAATTGCTAGCGCGTTTGCCTGAAGGTAAAATGATCAGTGTTCGTATTCCCCTGGCAAAACTTGAAGGTATACTAAAAGAAAGCGAAAATGTATTTATATCAGCATACAATTCACCTGATAGCTATACTGTTTCTGGCTTGCTGGATAATATGTTACTAGTACAGGGAAAATTAAAAGAACAGGATATATACTTTACCGAATTAGCATCTGATGGCCCTTACCATACTCCTTTTACGGAGATGATAAAAGATGAGTTTAAGTCCTTTTTAGATAAGTATACATTTAAAAAGCCTCAAATTCCATTTACTTCTTGTGCAAGTGGGGGGATGGTTAACGAAAACTTTGTGATAGGATCAGAATATTGGCTTAATCACATGGTCATGCCTGTTTTATTTGATAAGTGTGTCGATACAATTTTTTCAGGAAAAGATAACCTTACAATTATAAACATTGGTCCCGGAAATACGATCTCCAAAATACTAAAGAATACAGATATCAGTATCCAAACGTATGATACCTATAATAAGGATACAACTGAATATGACCAGATGTTTAACTTCATTACGTTATTATGGGAGAAAGGATATCAGATAAGCTGGGAAAAAACATTTCAGGACCGTAATATCATATCGGCGCCGGTATACCCATTTGAAAAGGTTGAGTTTATCGATGAAATTATAATGAATCCAGTGCTGCAAAAGGAAGAATTCCAGGCACCTGAAAAAGAATATTATACCTATCGGGAAAAATGGGAAGTTCATACAACAGATGCCTCTGAAAGCAAAACCAATCAGGATGAAGAACAGATCATTGTGATCTCTGATGATCATCATGTTTATGAAAAGCTTTCTTTCTTTGGCAATAATGCCATATATATCTGTAATCAAGACAAAGATAATTGTTCAATTGAAATATCTGAAAATATCTTATCTGTTGACTTTTCAGATGAGAAACAAACTTCCGGGCTTTTCTCCGATTTAAAGAAAAATGGTATTGTACCAAGAACCATATATTATGTCTGGTTTGGAGATAAGAAAACTGAAGAAGGACTTTCCTATGGTTACCGTTCTATTTTTCATTTCGTAAGGGGATTTGATAGTGTATTTTTCGATAGGGAACTCAATATTACTTTGATAGGAGATTCTTTATACAAGGTAAAACCAGATGAAAAAACGAGTGCAATAAAGGCTACCGCATATAACGCCCTGAAAATGATCAATGTGGAATTTGAGAATATTACAGCCAACAGCTTGGACGTATCCGAACTTGGCTATCTCTCACAGGATATATTGTCTCTGATTAAAAAGAACGGAAAAATACATTTTGAATATGCTATCAGAGAAAAAGAGTTGCTCACCAAAAAATTTGAGGAAATTGAGCTGCCGTCAGATCCTTACAAACTTTCACAGTCAAATACCTATCTGATAACAGGTGGTTTAAGGGGACTTGGTTTTACAGTAGCTAAACATATTGCTGAAAATTGGCAGGCTAACTTAATAATTATTGGGAGAGGAGATGAAAATACCGAGAATCGCAAGTTACTCGAAGGCTATGGGTCCAAGGTTATGTATCTGCAGGCTGATCTTTCAGATTTCACCGTGCTTAAAGAGAAAATAGAATTTGCTCAGCAGGAAATAGGAAATATCACTGGAGTTATACATGCCGCTGGAGTAGGAGACTATAATGGAATTATTCTAAGAAGGGGAACGGATGATTCAGCTGTGTTTAATCCTAAAATATATGGTACTGAAAACTTAGTTCATGTATTGAAAGATAACACTCTTCAATTTTTCCTGGGCTATTCGTCACGTGCAGTGTCAAAACCGTTTATAGGCCAGTTGGGGTATATTGCGGCTAATGCTTATTTAGACAATTGCTTATCAAATATCAATGGTATAACGGTTCACTGGCCAATTGTATCAGGAGTAGGAATGATTAATGAAGCATTAAAAAATGTACCTGAATACAGGCATAAATCTATTTTAAGCAGATCAATTACTGTTTCTCAAATGCTCGAAATACTTTTTAAATCTATTTCATCTGGCGAGCATCTCGTCATTGCTTCCAGAAGCAGAATGGACGTAGAAACAGGATATCTCGAAATTACAGAAGAAGAAGATCTGGACCATGTAACGTTCTCTCAGGAAAGAGTGTTTACCAATAAAGAATATTTAGCACCGGAAACAGAAACAGAAATTAAGCTGGTGAATATAATTAAGGAAGTATTGTGTGTGGATGAGGTGGGAATAAAGGATAATATGTTTGAGCTGGGTGGAGATTCTTTGAAAGCAATGGTGATCCTGAATAAAATAAAATCAGAATTCAGTTTAGAATACAGTCTGAAAAAACTCATGGATGCTGTAGACTTTCAGCAAATCTCAGAAGAAATACAAACAATAACCGATAATAAAATAACATTAACATTTTAA
- a CDS encoding homoserine dehydrogenase, whose product MKRTKIGIFGLGVVGKGVYDLLKGMPEFEVGAIVVKDKFKPRNIDEKIITYDKHDILDDLDTDIVIELIDDAEEAYDIVTTSLKKGKAVISANKKMISAHLRELITLQKDTQTQFLYEGAVCGSIPIIKNLEDYYANDNVLSLTGIVNGSTNYLLTKAFEEKVPFSEIVHRAKELGYLESDPSLDINGYDARSKLKILIAHAFGKIVELDSILMIGIQNISDADIDFAKDQNLKIKLIAKSYSHEGNHINLVVPMFISDQSDFNPINDVFNGVVLNSQLSDKHIYIGRGAGSLPTAVSIIQDLFLIKQQYSYAYKKLEKTTDFSINYPSYKIYISYSTTNHLLSEVEQHFSNVIRKGVLNNNSYIIGEMKHEELCHVQHKYEGAGISAILFDTIQPNNQ is encoded by the coding sequence ATGAAAAGAACTAAAATCGGAATATTTGGGCTAGGGGTAGTAGGTAAAGGAGTATATGATCTTTTAAAAGGGATGCCTGAATTTGAAGTAGGTGCAATCGTTGTAAAAGATAAATTCAAACCGAGGAATATAGACGAAAAAATCATTACTTATGACAAACATGACATCCTGGATGATTTGGATACGGATATTGTAATTGAACTTATAGATGATGCAGAAGAGGCATACGATATTGTGACCACTTCTTTAAAAAAAGGAAAGGCTGTTATATCCGCAAATAAAAAAATGATATCGGCTCATCTTAGAGAACTTATAACTCTTCAAAAGGATACACAAACACAATTTTTATACGAAGGCGCTGTTTGTGGGAGTATTCCTATTATAAAAAACCTGGAAGATTATTATGCAAATGATAATGTATTATCTTTAACAGGTATCGTTAATGGATCTACAAATTATCTTCTTACAAAAGCTTTTGAAGAGAAGGTACCTTTTAGTGAAATAGTACATCGGGCGAAAGAATTGGGCTATCTTGAAAGTGACCCTTCGCTGGATATTAATGGTTACGATGCCAGATCAAAACTAAAGATTCTGATTGCACACGCTTTTGGAAAAATAGTAGAACTGGATAGTATTCTGATGATTGGTATTCAGAATATTTCTGATGCAGATATTGATTTTGCAAAAGATCAGAATTTGAAAATAAAATTGATCGCAAAATCTTACTCACATGAGGGAAACCATATTAACTTGGTTGTACCTATGTTTATTTCAGATCAGAGCGATTTTAATCCTATCAATGATGTGTTTAATGGAGTGGTTCTGAACTCACAACTTTCTGATAAGCATATTTATATAGGCAGGGGAGCGGGAAGTTTACCTACAGCTGTTTCCATTATACAGGATCTGTTTTTAATTAAACAGCAGTATTCCTACGCCTATAAGAAACTGGAAAAAACAACAGATTTTTCAATAAACTATCCTTCCTATAAAATATACATCAGTTACTCTACTACAAACCATTTATTAAGTGAGGTTGAACAACATTTTAGTAATGTGATCAGGAAAGGGGTATTGAATAATAATAGTTATATCATAGGCGAAATGAAGCATGAAGAATTATGCCATGTACAGCATAAATATGAGGGAGCGGGGATTTCTGCAATATTGTTTGATACTATCCAGCCAAATAACCAATAA